Genomic DNA from Cyanobacteriota bacterium:
CACCTTTTCGCTAGTCAGCCTGAGTCGAGCTGCAAAACCTCTGATGACCGAGGGTGGTAGCATTGTCACCCTGACCTACTTGGGTGGGGTAAGGGTTGTGCCTAACTATAATGTCATGGGTATCGCTAAGGCTGGCCTAGAAATGAGTGTACGCTATCTCGCTGCTGAACTCGGCCCTCTCAACATTCGAGTCAATGGCATTTCTGCGGGGCCAATTCGCACCTTGGCCTCCTCTGCTGTAGGGGGAATCTTAGACATGATTCACCACGTTGAAGCAGTAGCTCCTCTGCGCCGCACGGTTACCCAACTGGAAGTAGGCAATGCGGCAGCATTTCTGTGCAGCGATTTGTCTAGCGGCATCACTGGACAAATTCTCTATGTGGACTCTGGCTACGCAATTATGGGGATGTAGGCTGTGCAGGGGTCACCATTGCCACCACCACCACAGCCCTTGCCTGATCGTCTTTGGGGCGATCGTTGGCGGTTTGCCACCTTACCAGCGGCCCAACTGGTAACTGCCTTTCAGGATCAACCAATTCCTGTGCTACACCTGCCGGAACAGTTGCACCCGCTCACCTTGGGCATTGCTTCCTCTGCTGAAGTTCCTGGTCTGGTTATCGATGGTGGCCGCCGATCGTTGACCCTAGCCCGCTGGCTACAGGCTGCTAGACCAGTGGCAGCTACTTGCATTCCGGGGCCTCCAGGTGGCTTGGTGTTAGCGACGGAAACGGGCGATCG
This window encodes:
- the fabI gene encoding enoyl-ACP reductase FabI — protein: MLDLTGKKALVTGIANNRSIAWGIAQQLHKAGASLAITYLPDDRGRMEQKVRELVEPLQPDLFLPCNVQNDEQVQATFTAIAEKWGTLHILIHCLAFANKEDLSGEFSQTSREGFSLAMDVSTFSLVSLSRAAKPLMTEGGSIVTLTYLGGVRVVPNYNVMGIAKAGLEMSVRYLAAELGPLNIRVNGISAGPIRTLASSAVGGILDMIHHVEAVAPLRRTVTQLEVGNAAAFLCSDLSSGITGQILYVDSGYAIMGM